In Oryzias latipes chromosome 19, ASM223467v1, the genomic stretch aaGGGAGTAACAATGACAAACAAGTTGTAGCTGGCTTATTCTAAGCCTGCACTCCAAAAACTTTCCATTTTGCAGGAACAATAACTAGGCtgtatcaagaaagtttttcaaaaataaaataatggtaTTTTAAGAAATAAGGATTCTTGGTATTAccattttgccatttttcttaccccattggcattttcttttttctaatttaaagaaaaaattatttcgatttaaagaatgttttacttatttattggcagggctgtttttgcagtgtggcttactgtacaaaaaagaaaaacaatacataATAAATACTTCTCACTTTCAACACAAACATATTCGGTTCAATGGTGTCACATATGGTTTGGTTTCAAACCAAGCATAGAAGCATCTGTggtttacacacaaaaaagcagaatgtTGTAAAGGTGATGTTCTGTGCGTAGAAAACCATTTCACACATCAGTGTCACAGGTTATGAATGCAAACAGGACATGCAAATGTTCTGCTTATGTCAACAGAGCACTCCACAAATTGAATAGTAAATGAAGTGTCTAAAAATGTgaattgcttctttttttgaatGAACGTTTGCTATCTGCTTTGAATCTTCTCTTTTGCACTGCAGCAAAAAGGGCCATGGGAAAGGGAAGGTTGGAGGACGCTGGAAGTGACAAATGTGCACATATAGCAGAAGCACAAGCAACAAggaaaatattctgttttttgaTTTCAGCCCCACTCTAGTGTTTATGCTGAGACATAAAACAATTCATCAGATCTTTGTGTGAAATATACAGGcacatatttatttgatttgcatTTGTAGCTGTTAAAATAAAGGCCTGAATGAAATAAAGAGTTAacgttttttgttctgttttaatgaaaagaaaactaaaacctCAAAGTTTGCCATcttaacttgtttttgtgtcttgtaAATGAATTGCTTGCAGTGGATTAGTAGAAATCAAAAACACTCTTTCTGTTGCACAAAAACTGCATGGACGTCGTCGATGCTCCCATCATGCCTTGCTTCAAACCCAGCCTCGAGAGCCAAGCTCGCCGCTTTCTTTGCAACGCCTGCTTCCTGCTCTTTGCTTAGATCCAGAATGTACCTAAAATGCAGAAATACATACTGAAATTTAGCGCGTACCAACTTCAATtatgagtttaaaaaatgcaattaaacaAATCTATTCCAaatagacatttattttttaaacaaactgtttatttaccacatgatagaaaaaaaaaacttttcggGACTATAAATGTTGTGCCTCAGatataaagaacaaaaaccttTGATGCACAAGTGCAAATACTGCACAATCCCAGTCATTTTGGTCATGGTGACTGAACAGTTACCATGGCAGCCAGTTATGTtactcaaacaaaacaaaaaaacccacttgGCTAACTCCACGACGAGGACAGCGTCTGGTGCTGCAATCTGTCCCATCATGGGGCCTAACTGGTGCACGCAGCTTCAAGGCACAgcccaaaaataaaaccaaaagaaagcACGGAGGGTCATTTTAAATTAGTCAGGACAATGATGTTGATGATAATGAGTTGAAATGTCTTACCTAACAGAAAAGTACATGAAATTAAAGAAATTAGAGTATTTCTGCTTGTCTGGGAGTTTGTGAACTGATTCCAGTGGAAGGATTGTCAAGGAGACCCCAGTCAGGTGCATCAAATCTAAAGAAGATATGACAATAATTCATTGTTGATTCATTTACTTGACATAGAATGAAAAATAGGcttcagaaaaagaagaaaaaatctggGATTTTCACTGCCGGTGAGCCATTTTGCTTCCATCCATGCTTGTGGTGTAACTCAAAATTCAGATTTAAAGGTTCCCACCTTTAATCCTCAAAGATTTCAGGTCAGGCTGCATGGATGGCTTCTCTGTTTCCTTCTCTGGCTCAGAGGTAGCAGGACAGCTCCGTCTACTGGACAAAGTCTGGAACAATCCCTGCACGTTTGCAAAAGAAATGTCCTGCGCCGTCTAAGAAAACAAATTGATGCCAGAAATAAACACTCAGAACAAATTTTTCAATATATTCAACAATCATTTCAGCTGCACaatgacagttttattttttaccttgaTGTGCTTCCCATTTTGCGTCTTCAGCAGGCTCTTGTCatcagtttcaactccaaatgaGAGATAAGGGCTGGAAACGATGTCTCCCCAGTAGCCTCTGTACGCCACTGAGTCTCCTGTCTGCCAGGATGCACACTCATGTCAAATTCTATTTCTAAATCTATGCCTTCTGTACGCTTTATTTTCAAACACGCCTGCACTTACTCGACTGAGCACTCTTGATGAGAGCAAAGTTGGGTTGGGTATTTGGTAGATGCCTTCCCTCATTTCAAACGCCAGTCCCCGCTTCCTCCATTGTTCATactgctgtttgtttatgaCACCACACTGTACACAAACCAGAGCAGATTTCCAGAGAAACTAAAACCTCCTCTAGCTCATTATTAAAGTTGAAACTCGAAAGCAAAAGGAAATGCAGGATGTTGACCCCTTTCTTGTGAAGCTTCATGTTAAGGTCCCAGTCAAAGCAGCCTTCGGGGGAGTCGTAGCGTGTGCCCAGATGCTGCCTAACTCGGTAATCCCAGGCTTTGGACATCGAGATGGGAGCTGGATGCTGAGGTGAGGATGGCCGGGTCCATGACTTCAATATTTTGGCTAGTTCATCTCTTTccttaaactgtaaaaaatgaaTTCACATTCATTCTTGCACACAAAGTATGTTGTACAAGAATGTATGAAGGAGCAGTTGTCGGGCAGATTGTTCAACCTTTAGATAAGTTGTGTTGAGGCAGTCGTGTGGGCTTGTCTCTATTGTCTCAGTAACAAACAGATGGAGCTGTGATGCTGCTTGTCGCACAATTTCCTCTGTCTGACTTCGGATTTCACTGTTCCCAAACACCTCAAGGAAAACTTCTGTCTTCtctgaaaagaataaaacaagatTGAAAAGTAAAGACACATCTTAAACCTTCATGAAATTAACATTTCCCTCCAATCTAACTCACCACTGATTCCCATAATTTCTTGAGGAATTAGAGCTAtgtagagcagcagcagttgccTAGCTACCAACTCCATGTGGGTTTCTATCACATATACCTGCAATGAGTCAGTGCTTAGACCATCAGTAGACGGGACATCTCCTCACTGGCAAAATGTACGATTACGGAACTCACATGAAGACGTTTTTCCTGCAAACCAGCGATAGTCTTCAAAATATGTCTTGGATCTCCGCTGCCAACCAGTAAAACTTTGATTTCTTCCTCAGATCCTTCAGGACCTATGAACAGAGACATGCCATAATCCCACCAGGAGGGTACCaaacttttatgctttttatttacatCCACCTGTAATTGTTCAAATATACATCAACACCAGATTACACTAGtgggattttaaaatatttcatttctgaaatcctgttttctcACTTTAAAAAGAATGCCTTTCCTTCAGAAATATTAGGTTGAATTGGcagtttggattgttttatcatTTCGCCTTTCAAATCAACTTTTGCTATATTGGTAATTGGATGAAAATTCAAAAAAGGTTCCATCACTTaagaaagataaaatatttaagtTTAATCCTTCTAAGTAAGTGTTCGTTTGAGGTCCAATGGGGAAAATAATCTAACATTACACAGTTTTACAGGTTTCCCATGTGCTTGATaaggcattttaaaaataaatgattctgAAAGATTTATTTCCcactttaatgtaaaaacacaTCTGGAATGTTCTGCAAGAAAATATCGGTAATTAGCCCACTGATTTGCTATAAATAAGGGGTGGGATCATATAAATCTGCCTTCCTGTCCCTTGCAAGCAACTAATCAAactataataatattaaaataataataataaaaataaaaatcatcatCACCATGAGGATTATGGATTTCAATTTGACTTTAATTGATCATTATAATGTTTGTGTGTCCTGTATGCACTACTGCAAAAAGTATGATTATGAGTAATTACACTGTCAATTTTCTAAGATTATAGTTATTTTATACATatgtacacatatatacacacacatatattgCAATCAATGTATAGATTGATTACAATATATGTTTGTGTGCTTCTTAATCATTTGGGAAAACTTTCTCATCAACCTTTATATGAGGGGGAGACTGACAGACTAAGTCTCGGGACACCTGTGATGCAATTTATAGTGAACACACCTTTGTTCCTGTCCACAGGTACCCTCGTCCCCCTCCCCCAattcttttgcatttatttatttatttatgtaaattaaTGGTTCTGATGAACAACAATTCAAAAgtgatgtttattttattttttaaaatcagcaaAAATTCATCTTCTTACCCAAACTAAGCAGGTCGAGTGCAGGACTGAACCCCCACCAGGTAATGCACCCCGCCCCCTCAGACCTCCGTCCGGAACTCATTCCTCGATGTcacagaaggaaaaacaaacaaacaaactaacaaaaaagccCTCGAAGTCTTTCCTGGACTAAAAGACAGGGTTCGTTTATTTGCAGAGAGTGCTAACTTAGTTAGCGTCAACATGCACTCTTGTAAACAAATTCTAAGTGTAAAAACGCACCTCTGCTGAGAGAAGTTTTATCACCGTCCGGAGAAAGAGTTTGTCTTTGTTGCTCAGCAACCGCATTTGAAGGGAACTGGGCATGCGCAATCTGCTGGTGACGTAgttcctcctttttttattttttattttttattaatttttcaaattaaaaaaggaactaGGACTGTAACAATTAATTGACTTAACTGATGAACTGATTTATCCAACCAcgtcgatctgtctgaggcaagttgttaatcgaatcgacctgtaccattataaaatcatttctaaCCAAAATGAATTGATTATATCAATGctgaaaaatacaatttgtgTTCAGGTATTGTAGGTTTATTTTAGTATAAAGTAAAGACAACTAATTGCATCAcaatggacaacacacatgtgatggcagaaAAAAACGATCAATACATAATTACAGTCCAGTGTGTGGAAACACATAATTTC encodes the following:
- the dnaaf3 gene encoding dynein assembly factor 3, axonemal gives rise to the protein MSSGRRSEGAGCITWWGFSPALDLLSLGPEGSEEEIKVLLVGSGDPRHILKTIAGLQEKRLHVYVIETHMELVARQLLLLYIALIPQEIMGISEKTEVFLEVFGNSEIRSQTEEIVRQAASQLHLFVTETIETSPHDCLNTTYLKFKERDELAKILKSWTRPSSPQHPAPISMSKAWDYRVRQHLGTRYDSPEGCFDWDLNMKLHKKGCGVINKQQYEQWRKRGLAFEMREGIYQIPNPTLLSSRVLSRTGDSVAYRGYWGDIVSSPYLSFGVETDDKSLLKTQNGKHIKTAQDISFANVQGLFQTLSSRRSCPATSEPEKETEKPSMQPDLKSLRIKDLMHLTGVSLTILPLESVHKLPDKQKYSNFFNFMYFSVSCVHQLGPMMGQIAAPDAVLVVELAKYILDLSKEQEAGVAKKAASLALEAGFEARHDGSIDDVHAVFVQQKECF